One genomic window of Halolamina sediminis includes the following:
- a CDS encoding aldo/keto reductase, with translation MEYTTLGDTGMQVSRIALGCMSFGDPSWRDWVLEEEESRELIDRAVELGVNFFDTANMYSKGESERILGNALAEYDRNEMVVATKGYFQMREGDPNSGGLSRKAIEQELDDSLDRLGMDTVDLYQTHRWDDDTPIETTMRALDDAVRRGKARHVGTSSMWAHQFADALHTSDREGLERYVTMQNHYNLLYREEEREMLPLCGRENVGVLPWSPLARGFLARPHEELETTTRGRSEAEADRHPYLANGGREVNERVEELAAEKDLKMAQIALAWLLQKDAVDAPIVGTTSVEHLEDAVEALSVSLSASEIEYLEEPYQPVEVSGHE, from the coding sequence ATGGAGTACACCACGCTCGGCGACACCGGGATGCAGGTGTCACGTATCGCGCTCGGCTGCATGAGCTTCGGCGACCCCTCGTGGCGCGACTGGGTGCTCGAAGAGGAGGAGAGCCGGGAGTTGATCGACCGCGCGGTCGAGCTCGGGGTCAACTTCTTCGACACCGCGAACATGTACTCGAAGGGCGAGTCCGAGCGTATCCTCGGGAACGCGCTGGCGGAGTACGACCGCAACGAGATGGTTGTCGCGACGAAGGGGTACTTCCAGATGCGCGAGGGCGACCCGAACTCGGGCGGGCTCTCCCGGAAGGCAATCGAGCAGGAGCTCGACGACTCGCTCGACCGGCTCGGGATGGACACCGTCGACCTCTACCAGACCCACCGCTGGGACGACGACACGCCGATCGAGACGACGATGCGCGCACTCGACGACGCCGTCCGGCGCGGGAAAGCTCGACACGTCGGCACGTCGTCGATGTGGGCCCACCAGTTCGCCGACGCGCTGCACACCAGCGACCGCGAGGGGCTGGAGCGCTACGTCACGATGCAGAACCACTACAACCTCCTCTACCGCGAGGAGGAGCGGGAGATGTTGCCGCTGTGTGGGCGGGAGAACGTCGGCGTGCTCCCGTGGTCGCCGCTGGCTCGCGGCTTCCTCGCGCGCCCGCACGAGGAGCTGGAAACGACGACCCGCGGGCGGAGCGAGGCCGAGGCCGACCGCCATCCGTATCTGGCGAACGGGGGGCGCGAGGTGAACGAACGCGTCGAGGAGCTCGCCGCGGAGAAGGACCTGAAGATGGCCCAGATCGCGCTGGCGTGGCTGCTGCAGAAGGACGCCGTCGACGCCCCCATCGTCGGCACCACCAGCGTCGAACACCTCGAGGACGCCGTCGAGGCGCTCTCGGTGTCACTGAGCGCCTCGGAGATCGAGTATCTGGAGGAGCCGTACCAGCCGGTCGAAGTCTCAGGCCACGAGTAA
- a CDS encoding 3-hydroxyacyl-CoA dehydrogenase family protein, with protein sequence MYGLDDVETVGVVGAGTMGAGIAQVAATAGYDVVMRDIEQSFVERGFETIDDSLSRLVGRDALSEQEAEDAKARITGTTELDDLAGAEIVVEAAPEEMELKQSIFADLDDALDDGTLLATNTSTLSITTIASATERADAVVGLHFMNPVPIMDGVEVVTGERTADESTDLAHAFAEDLGKETWESDDKPGFVTNRILMPWINEGIRAFDEGVAEKEDIDRGMTLGTNVPMGPLELADHIGLDVCLHASETLHEELGDRYTPAYLLKRKVEAGDLGKKTGRGFYEYGDE encoded by the coding sequence ATGTACGGACTGGACGACGTGGAGACGGTCGGAGTCGTCGGCGCCGGGACGATGGGCGCCGGGATCGCACAGGTCGCCGCGACCGCGGGCTACGACGTGGTGATGCGGGATATCGAGCAGTCGTTCGTCGAGCGCGGCTTCGAGACGATCGACGACTCGCTCTCGCGGCTGGTCGGCCGCGACGCGCTGAGCGAGCAGGAGGCCGAGGACGCGAAGGCGCGCATCACGGGGACCACGGAGCTCGACGATCTCGCGGGCGCGGAGATCGTCGTCGAGGCCGCGCCCGAGGAGATGGAGCTCAAACAGTCGATCTTCGCCGACCTCGACGACGCGCTCGACGACGGGACGCTGCTCGCGACCAACACGTCGACGCTGTCGATCACGACGATCGCGAGCGCGACCGAGCGCGCGGACGCCGTCGTCGGCCTCCACTTCATGAACCCCGTCCCGATCATGGACGGCGTGGAGGTCGTCACCGGCGAGCGCACTGCCGACGAATCCACGGACCTCGCGCACGCGTTCGCGGAAGATCTCGGGAAGGAGACGTGGGAGTCCGACGACAAGCCCGGGTTCGTCACCAACCGCATCCTGATGCCCTGGATCAACGAGGGGATCCGCGCGTTCGACGAGGGCGTCGCCGAGAAGGAGGACATCGACCGCGGGATGACGCTCGGCACCAACGTCCCGATGGGCCCGCTCGAGCTCGCCGACCACATCGGCCTCGACGTCTGTCTCCACGCCAGCGAGACGCTTCACGAGGAGCTCGGCGACCGCTACACGCCCGCGTACCTGCTGAAGCGGAAGGTCGAGGCCGGCGATCTCGGGAAGAAGACCGGCCGCGGGTTCTACGAGTACGGCGACGAATAA
- a CDS encoding DoxX family membrane protein has protein sequence MDPVTERLRAWLSPMIAAADTATVARLGLGVMLVLAGVHKLLAPAAWAVYVTDWLAPWLVVSPRLFMLANGPPEVLVGALLLADRYVAPATAVAAVSLPVTILYLAVVAATDGRFVDVLIRDVGLAALAWVVLLDALGAE, from the coding sequence ATGGACCCAGTCACCGAGCGGCTCCGGGCGTGGCTCTCCCCCATGATCGCGGCCGCGGACACCGCGACGGTCGCACGACTCGGACTCGGCGTGATGCTGGTGCTCGCCGGGGTACACAAGCTGCTGGCCCCGGCGGCGTGGGCCGTCTACGTCACCGACTGGCTGGCGCCGTGGCTTGTCGTGAGCCCGCGGCTGTTCATGCTCGCGAACGGGCCGCCGGAGGTGCTCGTCGGCGCCCTGCTGCTCGCGGACCGCTACGTGGCGCCCGCGACGGCCGTCGCCGCCGTGTCGCTTCCAGTGACGATCCTCTACCTCGCGGTCGTCGCCGCCACGGACGGTCGGTTCGTCGACGTGTTGATCCGGGACGTGGGGCTGGCCGCGCTCGCGTGGGTAGTGCTGCTCGACGCGCTTGGGGCGGAGTGA
- a CDS encoding HpcH/HpaI aldolase/citrate lyase family protein translates to MARRSLLFSPGDRPELMRKAPESGADTVCFDLEDAVAPSQRGAARESVREVLSDPAFDPDCEVAVRVSVDAAADLDGLLDDAPDSLRLDSVMVPKVAEPEDVQWVADLLDEHDAEPALLALVETARGVLRAEDIADARATDALVFGAEDLAADVGATRTDEGTEVLHARQQVVLAASAAGIDAIDTVFTDFEDEAGLREATEFALQLGYDGKMAIHPAQVPVINDAFRPAPGRVEWAERVLDARDEAEREGRAVFSVDGEMIDAPLIAQAERVLERAAADDEP, encoded by the coding sequence ATGGCACGTAGAAGCCTCCTGTTCTCGCCGGGCGACCGCCCGGAACTGATGCGGAAAGCGCCGGAGTCGGGCGCCGACACCGTCTGTTTCGACCTCGAAGACGCCGTCGCGCCGAGCCAGCGCGGCGCCGCGAGGGAGTCGGTCCGCGAGGTGCTGTCCGATCCGGCGTTCGATCCCGACTGTGAGGTAGCCGTCCGGGTGAGCGTCGACGCCGCCGCCGACCTCGACGGGCTGCTGGACGACGCGCCCGACTCGCTGCGCCTCGACAGCGTGATGGTGCCGAAAGTTGCCGAGCCCGAGGACGTGCAGTGGGTGGCCGACCTGCTCGACGAGCACGACGCCGAGCCCGCGCTGCTCGCGCTGGTGGAGACCGCCCGCGGCGTGCTTCGCGCCGAGGACATCGCCGACGCGCGGGCGACTGACGCGCTGGTGTTCGGCGCCGAAGATCTCGCCGCTGACGTGGGTGCGACCCGGACCGACGAGGGGACCGAGGTGCTGCACGCCCGCCAGCAGGTAGTGCTGGCCGCGAGCGCCGCGGGGATCGACGCCATCGACACCGTGTTCACCGACTTCGAGGACGAGGCGGGGCTGCGGGAGGCCACCGAGTTCGCGCTCCAGTTGGGGTACGACGGGAAGATGGCGATCCACCCCGCACAGGTGCCCGTGATCAACGACGCCTTCAGGCCGGCGCCCGGACGCGTCGAGTGGGCCGAGCGCGTGCTGGACGCGCGTGACGAGGCCGAACGCGAGGGTCGTGCGGTGTTCAGCGTCGACGGCGAGATGATCGACGCGCCGCTGATCGCGCAGGCCGAGCGCGTGCTGGAGCGGGCAGCCGCGGACGACGAGCCGTAG
- a CDS encoding MaoC family dehydratase, translated as MTGRYYEEFEVGETIDHEKRRTVSESDNQAFCDMTMNQQPLHLDADFAGETQFGERLVNGLYTMSLAVGLSIPDTTDGTIVANLSYDNVEHPNPVFHGDTIYARTTVTDKNETSDGERGIVEMHVEAFKVESDGEDTLVCEFDRTALSLKREHAE; from the coding sequence ATGACGGGACGCTACTACGAGGAGTTCGAAGTCGGCGAGACGATCGACCACGAGAAGCGCCGCACCGTCTCGGAGTCGGACAACCAGGCGTTCTGTGACATGACGATGAACCAGCAGCCGCTCCACCTCGACGCCGACTTCGCCGGGGAGACGCAGTTCGGCGAACGGCTGGTCAACGGGCTGTACACGATGTCGCTGGCGGTCGGCCTCTCCATCCCCGACACCACCGACGGCACCATCGTCGCGAACCTCTCCTACGACAACGTCGAACATCCCAACCCCGTGTTCCACGGCGACACGATCTACGCGCGGACGACCGTGACCGACAAAAACGAGACTAGCGACGGCGAGCGCGGGATCGTGGAGATGCACGTCGAGGCGTTCAAAGTCGAGTCTGACGGGGAGGATACGCTCGTCTGTGAGTTCGACCGGACGGCGCTGAGCCTGAAGCGCGAACACGCCGAGTAG
- the ribH gene encoding 6,7-dimethyl-8-ribityllumazine synthase, with amino-acid sequence MVNLGLVVAEFNASVTERMAEAAADAAVDRGVEIGETVRVPGVYDSPLAADRLARREEIDAVAVVGAVVTGDTDHDQVISDATAESLQSVGIDRDTPVTFGVTGPGQSGAEARERVEKGAAAVDAAVDMVEVLP; translated from the coding sequence ATGGTGAATCTCGGACTCGTGGTAGCGGAGTTCAACGCCTCCGTCACCGAGCGGATGGCGGAGGCGGCGGCAGACGCCGCCGTGGATCGGGGCGTCGAGATCGGCGAGACCGTGCGCGTACCGGGCGTGTACGACAGCCCGCTGGCCGCAGACCGGCTCGCCCGACGGGAGGAGATCGACGCCGTCGCGGTCGTCGGCGCGGTCGTCACGGGCGATACGGACCACGATCAGGTGATCAGCGACGCGACCGCGGAGTCGCTCCAGTCGGTCGGGATCGATCGGGACACGCCGGTCACGTTCGGCGTCACCGGGCCGGGACAGAGCGGCGCTGAGGCCCGGGAACGTGTCGAAAAGGGTGCAGCCGCCGTCGACGCTGCGGTCGACATGGTGGAGGTGCTGCCATGA
- a CDS encoding Glu/Leu/Phe/Val family dehydrogenase, producing the protein MSDEVNPFESLQEQIDDAAAYLDVDDDVIHRLKYPERVLETNLSVDMDDGSIQRFKAFRSEFNGDRGPYKGGIRYHPGVTRDEVKALSGWMVYKCAVVDIPYGGGKGGIVIDPSEHSANEIENITRSFAEELRPFIGEDKDVPAPDVNTGQREMNWIKDTYETLENTTEPGVVTGKSLEAGGSEGRVEATGRSTAITAREAFDYLGKDIVGADVAVQGYGNAGWIATKLIDELGANIVAVSDSSGAVHDPSGLDPVDVKEFKRDTGSVSGYEDTEALTNEELLTMDVDLLVPAALENAIDGDLAEDVSADVIVEAANGPLTPDADDVLTEKDVHVFPDILANAGGVTVSYFEWVQNRQRFYWDEERVNEELEAVITEAFDDLTDAYASFDLPNFRTAAYVVAIQRVVDAFTDNGNWP; encoded by the coding sequence ATGTCAGACGAAGTAAACCCGTTCGAGAGTCTGCAGGAGCAGATCGACGACGCGGCCGCCTATCTCGACGTCGACGACGACGTCATCCACCGGCTCAAGTACCCCGAGCGCGTGCTCGAAACGAACCTCTCTGTGGACATGGACGACGGGTCGATCCAGCGCTTCAAGGCGTTCCGATCGGAGTTCAACGGCGACCGCGGCCCCTACAAGGGCGGCATTCGCTACCACCCCGGCGTCACCCGTGACGAGGTCAAGGCGCTGTCCGGGTGGATGGTGTACAAGTGCGCCGTCGTCGACATCCCCTACGGCGGCGGGAAAGGGGGGATCGTGATCGACCCCTCGGAACACTCCGCGAACGAGATCGAGAACATCACCCGGTCGTTCGCCGAAGAGCTGCGCCCGTTCATCGGCGAGGACAAGGACGTGCCCGCGCCCGACGTGAACACGGGCCAGCGGGAGATGAACTGGATCAAGGACACCTACGAGACGCTGGAGAACACGACCGAGCCCGGCGTCGTGACCGGCAAGTCCCTCGAAGCCGGCGGGAGCGAGGGGCGCGTCGAGGCGACGGGCCGATCGACTGCGATCACCGCTCGCGAGGCGTTCGACTACCTCGGCAAGGACATCGTCGGCGCCGACGTGGCCGTCCAGGGGTACGGCAACGCGGGCTGGATCGCCACGAAGCTCATCGACGAGCTCGGCGCCAACATCGTCGCCGTCTCCGACTCCTCCGGCGCCGTCCACGACCCGAGCGGGCTCGATCCCGTCGACGTCAAGGAGTTCAAGCGTGACACCGGCTCCGTCTCCGGCTACGAGGACACCGAGGCGCTGACCAACGAGGAACTGCTCACGATGGACGTCGACCTGCTGGTGCCTGCGGCCCTGGAGAACGCCATCGACGGCGACCTCGCCGAGGACGTCAGCGCCGACGTGATCGTCGAGGCCGCCAACGGCCCCCTCACGCCCGACGCCGACGACGTGCTGACCGAGAAGGACGTCCACGTGTTCCCGGACATCCTTGCCAACGCCGGCGGGGTGACCGTGAGTTACTTCGAGTGGGTCCAGAACCGCCAGCGCTTCTACTGGGACGAGGAGCGCGTCAACGAGGAGCTGGAGGCGGTCATCACGGAGGCGTTCGACGACCTCACCGACGCGTACGCGAGCTTCGACCTGCCGAACTTCCGCACCGCGGCGTACGTCGTCGCGATCCAGCGCGTCGTCGACGCGTTCACCGACAACGGCAACTGGCCGTAG
- a CDS encoding pyridoxal phosphate-dependent aminotransferase, with protein sequence MSEREWEFAERVGRVEPSATVAVGNKASELQEQGVDVVDLSVGEPDFPTPERIREAGRQAIDDGHTGYTSSSGIPELRKAISTDLKGKGVACEPGNVVVTPGAKQALFETVQALVDEGDEVILLDPAWVSYEAMVKLAGGDLTRVDLGQHDFDLEPALDDLAAAISDETQLLLVNSPSNPTGAVFSDAALEGVRDLAVEHDVTVVADEIYDRITYDADPTSLASFDGMAERTVTVNGFSKAYSMTGWRLGYLAAPEPLVDQVSKIHGHSVTCAPNFVQHAGVEALRSVESEVATMVKAFERRRDLVVDLLADHGTEIPKPEGAFYAMIPTDSGPSDDVAWADAAIEDAHVATVPGSAFNAPGYARVSYAASEERLKEGFERLAAEGLI encoded by the coding sequence ATGAGCGAGCGCGAGTGGGAGTTCGCCGAGCGCGTCGGTCGCGTCGAGCCGTCGGCGACGGTCGCGGTCGGCAACAAGGCCAGCGAACTCCAAGAACAGGGCGTCGACGTGGTCGACCTCTCCGTGGGCGAGCCGGACTTCCCGACGCCCGAACGCATCCGAGAAGCCGGTCGGCAGGCGATCGACGACGGCCACACGGGGTACACCTCCTCCAGTGGTATCCCGGAGCTCCGAAAGGCGATCTCGACCGATCTGAAGGGGAAAGGCGTCGCCTGCGAGCCCGGCAACGTCGTCGTCACGCCCGGCGCGAAGCAGGCGCTGTTCGAGACGGTGCAGGCGCTGGTCGACGAGGGCGACGAGGTGATCCTGCTCGACCCGGCGTGGGTCTCCTACGAGGCGATGGTGAAACTCGCCGGGGGTGACCTCACGCGGGTCGATCTGGGTCAGCACGACTTCGATCTCGAACCCGCGCTGGACGATCTGGCGGCCGCGATCTCCGACGAGACGCAGCTGCTGCTCGTGAACTCCCCCTCCAACCCCACGGGTGCGGTGTTCTCCGACGCCGCACTCGAAGGCGTCCGCGATCTGGCGGTCGAGCACGACGTGACCGTCGTCGCCGACGAGATCTACGACCGGATCACCTACGACGCCGACCCTACCTCCCTCGCGTCGTTCGACGGGATGGCCGAGCGGACGGTGACGGTCAACGGGTTCTCGAAGGCGTACTCGATGACCGGCTGGCGGCTGGGCTACCTCGCCGCGCCCGAGCCCCTGGTCGATCAGGTGTCGAAGATCCACGGCCACTCGGTGACGTGTGCCCCCAACTTCGTCCAGCACGCCGGCGTCGAGGCGCTGCGCAGTGTGGAGAGTGAGGTCGCGACGATGGTGAAGGCGTTCGAGCGCCGGCGCGACCTCGTGGTCGACCTGCTCGCGGATCACGGGACGGAGATCCCGAAGCCCGAGGGGGCGTTCTACGCGATGATCCCGACTGATTCGGGACCGAGCGACGACGTGGCGTGGGCCGACGCGGCCATCGAGGACGCCCACGTCGCCACGGTCCCCGGGAGCGCGTTCAACGCTCCGGGGTACGCCCGGGTCTCCTACGCCGCCAGCGAGGAGCGACTGAAAGAAGGGTTCGAACGGCTGGCTGCGGAAGGGCTCATCTGA
- a CDS encoding helix-hairpin-helix domain-containing protein, translating to MTRLLEHLMADVDEEERRSVDAPTDLKFVGPATADAVESAGFSAQDILEKDVSYRMLLEAGVNPGVAAKIRRHHSLSWSFDNDGDLDRRSEQVRGLGDEEAAWVASSHGEDDGETTGDAGETNDGEFDEEAAWIDESAGRPETLDEVEADDGDDTDDEAAWVADATSGGDSATADGSGDPLAAEAAWRERSKPTPLTDISGIGESYAERLAEAGVTSVRSLATASPELLSDVTGIPRDHLQRWHREASERAD from the coding sequence GTGACCCGCCTGCTAGAGCATCTGATGGCCGACGTCGACGAGGAGGAGCGGCGCTCGGTCGACGCGCCGACCGACCTGAAGTTCGTCGGCCCGGCGACCGCCGACGCCGTCGAGTCGGCCGGGTTCTCCGCACAGGACATCCTCGAGAAGGACGTGTCCTACCGGATGCTGCTCGAAGCGGGGGTCAATCCCGGCGTTGCCGCGAAGATCCGCCGCCACCACTCGCTCTCGTGGTCGTTCGACAACGACGGGGATCTGGACCGGCGGTCCGAGCAGGTCCGCGGGCTCGGCGACGAGGAGGCCGCGTGGGTGGCCTCCAGCCACGGCGAAGACGACGGGGAGACGACCGGCGACGCGGGAGAAACGAACGACGGCGAATTCGACGAGGAGGCGGCGTGGATCGACGAGTCGGCCGGGAGGCCCGAGACCCTCGACGAGGTGGAAGCTGACGACGGAGACGATACCGACGACGAGGCGGCGTGGGTCGCGGACGCCACGAGCGGCGGTGACTCGGCGACCGCCGACGGGAGCGGCGACCCGCTGGCGGCCGAGGCGGCCTGGCGCGAGCGGTCGAAGCCGACGCCGCTGACCGACATCTCGGGGATCGGGGAGAGCTACGCCGAGCGGCTGGCGGAGGCGGGCGTCACCTCGGTCCGGTCGCTCGCGACCGCCAGCCCCGAGCTGTTGTCCGACGTGACCGGGATCCCCCGAGATCACCTCCAGCGCTGGCACCGCGAGGCGAGCGAGCGGGCGGACTGA
- a CDS encoding cryptochrome/photolyase family protein: MTLWLLGTHLDRTADYLDEHDRVLLIESTAFAERRPYHPHKLTLVFAAMRRFREDLRHRGVTVDYRRAETFGDALDDHFEAHPEDDLTMPRPAAHGAADRLRELVDGRGGRLSFVPNPTFLLTPDEFDGWAERRETSDSATYRLEDFYRWMRRRSGVLMDGDSPEAGDWNYDEQNRETPPDDWEPPAPPLFEPDETTREVASWVDSAFETFVGVDEAAPFRWPVTREQSLEALERFVDARFAEFGPYQDAMLEGEWAMSHSLLSASINLGLLRPTEVIERAERAYEAGDASINSVEGFVRQVLGWREFMRHVYRRSMPAMADANQLGQTEALPPAYWTGETEMTCLSEAVGHVRKRGYAHHIERLMVLSNFALVYGADPDELNEWFHQGFVDAFHWVTTPNVVGMGSFATDALSSKPYASSGSYVNRMSDYCSSCPYAVSRDTGEGACPFNSLYWTFLREHEETLRGTGRMGLMYSHVDDKNEDEWAALEERAETVRQMARNGTL, encoded by the coding sequence ATGACGCTGTGGCTGCTCGGCACTCACCTCGATCGCACCGCCGACTACCTCGACGAGCACGACCGCGTCCTCCTGATCGAGTCGACGGCGTTCGCGGAGCGCCGCCCGTACCACCCCCACAAGCTGACGCTCGTCTTCGCCGCGATGCGTCGGTTCCGTGAGGACCTGCGACACCGCGGCGTCACGGTCGACTACCGACGGGCCGAGACGTTCGGCGACGCCCTCGACGATCACTTCGAGGCGCACCCCGAGGACGACCTGACGATGCCACGGCCGGCCGCACACGGGGCCGCGGACCGACTCCGGGAGCTCGTCGACGGCCGTGGCGGGCGCCTCTCGTTCGTCCCGAACCCGACTTTCCTCCTCACTCCCGACGAGTTCGACGGGTGGGCAGAGCGTCGGGAAACGAGCGATTCGGCCACCTACCGCTTGGAAGACTTCTACCGATGGATGCGTCGTCGGTCGGGCGTGCTGATGGACGGTGACTCACCCGAGGCCGGCGACTGGAACTACGACGAACAGAACCGCGAGACGCCCCCCGACGACTGGGAGCCGCCGGCGCCGCCGCTGTTCGAGCCCGACGAGACCACCCGGGAGGTGGCGTCGTGGGTCGACTCGGCGTTCGAGACGTTCGTCGGCGTTGACGAGGCGGCGCCGTTCCGGTGGCCGGTCACCCGGGAGCAGTCGCTCGAGGCGCTGGAGCGGTTCGTCGACGCGCGGTTCGCCGAGTTCGGCCCCTATCAGGACGCGATGCTCGAGGGCGAGTGGGCGATGTCTCACTCGCTGCTGTCGGCGTCGATCAACCTCGGGCTGCTCCGCCCGACGGAGGTGATCGAACGGGCCGAGCGCGCGTACGAGGCCGGGGACGCGTCGATCAACAGCGTCGAGGGGTTCGTCCGGCAGGTGCTGGGGTGGCGGGAGTTCATGCGGCACGTCTACCGGCGCTCGATGCCCGCGATGGCCGACGCGAACCAACTCGGGCAGACGGAGGCGCTGCCGCCGGCGTACTGGACCGGCGAGACGGAGATGACCTGTCTTTCCGAGGCCGTCGGGCACGTCCGGAAGCGAGGCTACGCCCACCACATCGAGCGCCTGATGGTGCTCTCGAACTTCGCGCTCGTCTACGGCGCCGACCCCGACGAACTCAACGAGTGGTTCCACCAGGGGTTCGTCGACGCGTTCCACTGGGTCACCACGCCCAACGTCGTCGGGATGGGCTCGTTCGCAACCGACGCACTCTCCTCGAAACCCTACGCCTCGTCGGGGAGCTACGTGAACCGCATGAGCGACTACTGCTCGTCGTGTCCCTACGCGGTCTCGCGGGACACCGGCGAAGGGGCGTGTCCGTTCAACAGCCTCTACTGGACGTTCCTCCGGGAGCACGAAGAGACGCTCCGGGGGACGGGGCGAATGGGGCTGATGTACTCCCACGTCGACGACAAAAACGAGGACGAGTGGGCAGCGCTGGAGGAGCGGGCCGAGACGGTCCGGCAGATGGCCCGGAACGGCACACTCTGA
- a CDS encoding acyl-CoA carboxylase subunit beta encodes MHVRIGDGATDEEASAVAAALAEHLGADIEVLVGDADEPAATATAPETEYPLDDDLGPTEREEKLREEIEEILGGGPEKYKERLPEQGKLFVRDRLDLWFGEGGEGGPGDADREGAADGVQFEDGKFAAFDEWHPDSPEVEEYDENTRLPGDGLLTGAATFEDRDVHWMANDFTVKAGSMAGRGVEKFLRMQQRALKSGNPVLYLMDSSGGRIDQQTGFFANREGIGKYYYNHSMLSGYVPQICVLYGPCIAGAAYTPVFADFTIMVEGMSAMAIASPRMVKMVTGEEIDMQDLGGPAVHAKHSGSADLVAKDEREARAMAAKLMTYLPDKAGEKPPRSEPENPTFSPEGIDEVVPDNPNKAYDVHDLLDRICDAESVMEMKPEYGQEIVTAFARIDGRPVGVVANQPNHRSGAIFPDAAEKAAEFIWTCDAYEIPLLYLCDTPGFMAGSEVEKDAILEKGKKFIYATSSATVPKQTVVVRKAYGAGIYAMGGPAYDPESVLGLPSGEIAIMGPEAAINAVYANKLDAIDDPEERKQREQELREEYRQDIDAHRMASEVVIDDVVPPSTLRQELVNRFAFYEDVDKDLPDKKHGTVL; translated from the coding sequence ATGCACGTCCGCATCGGCGACGGTGCCACCGACGAGGAGGCGTCGGCGGTCGCCGCCGCGCTGGCCGAACATCTCGGCGCCGACATCGAGGTGCTCGTCGGCGACGCCGACGAACCGGCGGCCACCGCCACGGCCCCCGAGACGGAGTACCCCCTCGACGACGACCTCGGACCGACCGAGCGCGAGGAGAAACTCCGCGAGGAGATCGAGGAGATCCTCGGGGGCGGTCCCGAGAAGTACAAGGAACGCCTGCCCGAGCAGGGCAAACTGTTCGTCCGTGACCGGCTGGACCTCTGGTTCGGCGAGGGCGGCGAGGGCGGCCCCGGTGACGCCGACCGCGAGGGCGCCGCCGACGGGGTCCAGTTCGAGGACGGGAAGTTCGCCGCGTTCGACGAGTGGCACCCCGACTCCCCCGAGGTCGAGGAGTACGACGAGAACACCCGACTGCCTGGCGACGGCCTCCTGACGGGGGCGGCGACGTTCGAGGACCGGGACGTCCACTGGATGGCCAACGACTTCACCGTCAAGGCAGGATCGATGGCGGGTCGCGGCGTCGAGAAGTTCCTCCGGATGCAGCAGCGCGCGCTGAAGTCCGGCAACCCCGTGCTCTACCTGATGGACTCCTCGGGGGGCCGGATCGACCAGCAGACCGGCTTCTTCGCCAATCGGGAGGGGATCGGGAAGTACTACTACAACCACTCGATGCTGTCGGGGTACGTCCCGCAGATCTGCGTGCTGTACGGCCCCTGCATCGCGGGCGCCGCCTACACGCCCGTGTTCGCGGACTTCACGATCATGGTCGAGGGGATGTCCGCGATGGCGATCGCGTCCCCGCGGATGGTGAAGATGGTGACCGGCGAAGAGATCGACATGCAGGACCTCGGCGGCCCCGCCGTCCACGCCAAACACTCCGGCAGCGCCGACCTCGTCGCGAAAGACGAGCGGGAGGCCCGCGCGATGGCCGCGAAGCTGATGACGTACCTCCCGGACAAGGCCGGCGAGAAGCCGCCCCGATCCGAGCCCGAGAACCCCACGTTCTCTCCGGAGGGGATCGACGAGGTCGTCCCGGACAACCCGAACAAGGCGTACGACGTCCACGACCTGCTCGACCGGATCTGCGACGCCGAGTCGGTCATGGAGATGAAACCCGAGTACGGACAGGAGATCGTCACCGCCTTTGCCCGGATCGACGGCCGGCCGGTCGGCGTCGTCGCGAACCAGCCCAACCACCGCTCGGGCGCGATCTTCCCCGACGCCGCCGAGAAGGCCGCGGAGTTCATCTGGACCTGCGACGCCTACGAGATCCCGCTGCTGTACCTGTGTGACACGCCGGGGTTCATGGCGGGCTCGGAGGTCGAGAAGGACGCGATCCTCGAGAAGGGGAAGAAGTTCATCTACGCCACCTCCTCGGCGACCGTCCCGAAACAGACCGTCGTCGTCCGGAAAGCCTACGGCGCCGGCATCTACGCGATGGGCGGCCCCGCCTACGACCCCGAGAGCGTGCTCGGGCTCCCCTCCGGCGAGATCGCGATCATGGGGCCCGAGGCGGCGATCAACGCGGTGTACGCCAACAAGCTCGACGCCATCGACGACCCCGAGGAGCGCAAGCAGCGCGAGCAGGAGCTCCGCGAGGAGTACCGCCAAGACATCGACGCCCACCGGATGGCCAGCGAGGTCGTGATCGACGACGTGGTGCCGCCGTCGACGCTCCGGCAGGAGTTGGTCAACCGCTTCGCGTTCTACGAGGACGTCGACAAGGACCTGCCGGACAAGAAACACGGCACCGTCCTTTAA